A stretch of Gammaproteobacteria bacterium DNA encodes these proteins:
- a CDS encoding hypothetical protein (Evidence 5 : Unknown function) — MILTGGGGTITLGVCDECGTCGAAGGTVAIGRIVVAVGTIAAGGGGTAVATSGTTTAGWATSTGGTVAVSGAIAGRGMVVATG; from the coding sequence ATGATCTTAACCGGAGGGGGAGGTACTATCACTCTTGGCGTGTGTGATGAGTGCGGGACGTGTGGTGCAGCGGGTGGTACGGTTGCTATAGGCCGGATTGTTGTAGCCGTTGGTACGATTGCTGCGGGTGGTGGAGGGACAGCAGTTGCTACCAGTGGAACCACTACTGCCGGTTGGGCCACTAGCACCGGGGGGACCGTTGCCGTAAGCGGGGCCATCGCCGGAAGAGGGATGGTAGTCGCTACGGGATGA